In Puniceicoccus vermicola, the sequence TTGCCTTGGCACACCGTCAAACGCATTGACAAAGCTAGGTTGGTTCGGGAGTTGCCTGAAGTCGATTACGGTTCGCTCAGAACTCTGGTCATGGATGAGTTCGCATTGCACAAGGGGCACCGCTACGCCTCCGTCGTAGCCGATGCGGACACTCGGCAAGTGCTTTGGATCGGTGAAGGGCGCAGTCGCGAATCCATACGCCCCTTCTTTGAATCACTGGGCGAACACTGCGATCAAATCGAAGCGGTCGCGATGGATCAGAACAGCGCCTTTGACCTGGAGGTGAAGATGCACTGCCCGAATGCGGAAGTCGTCTACGACCTTTTTCATGTCGTTGCCAAATACGGCCGTGAAGTCATCGACCGAGTCCGCGTGGATCAGGCCAATGAACTAAGGCAGAACAAGTCGGCTCGCAGAGCGGTCAAACGTAGCCGATGGTTACTTCTAAAGAACAAGGACAACCTCAATGAAGAAGAACTTGTCAGGCTCGAAGAGCTGATGAATGCCAACCAATCCTTGGCTCAAGTCTACGTCCTGAAAGAACAGCTCAAAGAACTATGGCGAAGCTCAAGCATCTGGGGCGCCTTCAAACGCTGGCGCACATGGTGGAGGATGTGCCGTGAGTCCAAAATCAAACCCCTGCTCGCCTTCGCTGATAAACTCAGACCCTACCTCCGTGGAATCATAGCCTCAGCCAAATACCCACTCAACACCAGCGTGCTCGAGGGCATGAACAACAAGATCAAGGTCATCAAAAGAACCGCTTATGGCTTCAGGGATACGGAATACTTCTTCCTCAAGATTAAGCATGCTTTCCCCGGGAAATGACGATGAACCTTTTTTTGAGGGGCCGGTTAGCAACTGGTGCGGGTGGGGTCGAATTGAGGGGCAACAGCAGGCTGTGTGAAGGACTGTTGAGGTCAAAAGCCTCATGGGTCTCGTCACAGAAAATCTTCAGTTGTATCAGGATCTGGCTGGCAAGCGTCCTTTAGGTCTTAGTCGGTTATCCTTTTTTCGTGGACAATGACGCACTATTTTTGGGTCGAGACCCGTATCTTTGAGATTCTAAGTTCAGAATTCAATGCTACCCGTATAAACTGAGTCGATCGAAGTCGTTCAGTCCGGGCATACTTTGCATCGTATGGAAGCTGGCTGTGACGGTGTCGCGGATACCTTCATGGGTTCGGTTGGGATCGCAAAGGTCATCTACGATCTTTTCGGCCAGTTCTACGGGGTTGAGCTGAACGAGGTCGATGGCGGTTCTTAGTGTGTTCAAGCGTGGCACGCGCACGGGGCCGCGGCAAAAGGCGAGACGGTGCTGGGCAGCAATTTGCTCGATTAGGTCGGGATAGCCGTTGCAGAGATTGTCCGCGGTTTGAAAGTCAAAAAAGGCGAGTGCAGAGGGGCTGTTTTGAGTATCCATTAGGGCGGAGGACAAATCTTCTGGGGTGGCTTCAGTTGGGACGTATTCCAGCCCAGCGTCGGCGATTAGGATCTTGAACTTCCGGATCGCACGGCGAGCAATGAGGTTTTCCGGCAGGGGGATGACAATTCGTTGGATCTC encodes:
- a CDS encoding ISL3 family transposase → LPWHTVKRIDKARLVRELPEVDYGSLRTLVMDEFALHKGHRYASVVADADTRQVLWIGEGRSRESIRPFFESLGEHCDQIEAVAMDQNSAFDLEVKMHCPNAEVVYDLFHVVAKYGREVIDRVRVDQANELRQNKSARRAVKRSRWLLLKNKDNLNEEELVRLEELMNANQSLAQVYVLKEQLKELWRSSSIWGAFKRWRTWWRMCRESKIKPLLAFADKLRPYLRGIIASAKYPLNTSVLEGMNNKIKVIKRTAYGFRDTEYFFLKIKHAFPGK